The proteins below are encoded in one region of Cucurbita pepo subsp. pepo cultivar mu-cu-16 chromosome LG10, ASM280686v2, whole genome shotgun sequence:
- the LOC111804218 gene encoding haloacid dehalogenase-like hydrolase domain-containing protein 3 — translation MSLLSKLRCITIDVTGTLIAYKGELGDYYCMAAKSVGLPCPDYKRMHEGFKLAYKEMAKNYPCFGYAAKMPNIVWWKTCVRDSFIRAGYDYDEETFDKVFRRIYASFGSSAPYKVFEDSQPFLRWVRQQGLMVGIVSNAEYRYQDVILPALGLNQGSEWDFGVFSGLEGVEKPDPRIYEIAIERAGNIAPEEALHIGDSLRKDYIPAKSVGMHGLLLDRFETSDAEEWRKSGAVVLPDLMAAKEWLQNN, via the exons ATGTCGCTCTTGTCAAAGTTGCGCTGTATCACCATAGATGTTACTGGCACATTGATAGCTTACAAAGGCGAGCTAGGTGATTACTATTGCATGGCAGCCAAATCAGTGGGGCTACCATGCCCCGATTACAAACGTATGCATGAGGGTTTTAAATTAGCTTATAAGGAGATGGCAAAAAACTATCCATGTTTTGGATATGCAGCAAAAATGCCTAACATCGTTTGGTGGAAAACTTGCGTTAGAGATTCCTTTATCAGG GCTGGATATGATTATGACGAGGAGACATTTGACAAGGTGTTTAGACGTATATATGCATCCTTTGGTTCATCTGCTCCTTATAAGGTGTTCGAAGATTCCCAACCATTTCTTAGATGGGTGCGTCAGCAAGGCCTTATGGTTGGCATCGTGAGTAATGCAGAGTACCGGTACCAGGATGTGATCCTTCCAGCCTTAGGCTTGAATCAG GGATCAGAATGGGACTTCGGAGTATTCTCCGGTCTCGAGGGTGTGGAGAAACCAGATCCTAGAATCTACGAGATTGCGATCGAGAGGGCTGGAAATATAGCTCCAGAAGAAGCTCTCCACATTGGAGACAGTTTGCGAAAAGATTATATCCCTGCGAAGAGCGTGGGAATGCATGGTCTGCTATTGGATAGATTTGAGACATCAGATGCTGAGGAATGGAGGAAATCTGGGGCAGTGGTGCTTCCCGACCTGATGGCTGCCAAAGAGTGGCTTCAGAATAACTGA
- the LOC111804217 gene encoding uncharacterized protein At4g19900 isoform X3 — protein MLRNLQTRRRGPYGAYFCAFAAALLLLFSVSLLYTRLSRSQSHTYSRPMFPKSLGNILVSDSDDDSDVILGTTATDEDKIDELDIVDEDVQSRASADEELGEDEDQSDQVRVSGFYFDHVSGAIRKVFDNKRSIQDWSDENSGFPVGLGEEDRSKAAFSSDDVPVDEEVRRKSREMTGIEDALLLKVGGRVSPLRDGWGDWFDKKGDFLRRDRMFKSNWEVLNPLNNPILQDPDGLGVAALTRGDRIVQKWWMNEFKKVPFLVYKPSGVTRKVFNTEVENGNVDASIDKSGSLSGHTDINVMDNGKEALNEIRTSDEHSGNNLWMKKVINFDEGSSSHFNGYRTSISRSTKKEKSRDTSAENADVADKAILTKGAGSKPRVMPHILTSIYADGKRWGYYPGLHPHLSFSHFMDAFFKKTKCDVRVFMVWNSPPWMFGVRHQRGLESVFSHHQNACVVIFSETIELDFFKDNFVKNGYKVAVAMPNLDELLKDTPTHKFASIWFEWKKTKFYSIHYSELVRLAVLYKYGGIYLDSDIVVLKPLSSLQNSVGMEDQLAGSSLNGAIMVFRRHSPFIMECLKEYYSTYDDRSFRWNGAELLTRVAKRFSKEVPIEQFELNVQPSFVFFPIASQNITSQSAGSIQENLSSRNQEFGESSQDKLSSAGIFQIFCPLLSL, from the exons ATGCTGCGAAACCTTCAGACACGTCGTCGCGGTCCCTATGGCGCCTACTTTTGCGCCTTCGCTGCCGCTTTGCTGCTTCTATTTTCAGTCTCCCTCCTTTACACTCGCCTCTCTCGCTCTCAGTCACACACTTACTCTCGTCCCATGTTTCCTAAATCCCTAGGCAACATTCTGGTCTCTGATTCTGATGACGACAGCGATGTTATTTTGGGCACTACTGCCACCGATGAGGACAAGATCGATGAGCTCGATATTGTGGACGAGGACGTCCAATCTAGGGCATCCGCCGATGAGGAATTGGGAGAGGATGAAGATCAGTCTGATCAGGTCAGGGTTTCTGGATTTTATTTTGACCACGTTAGTGGAGCCATTAGGAAGGTTTTTGATAACAAACGTTCGATCCAAGATTGGTCTGACGAGAATTCTGGTTTTCCTGTCGGATTAGGTGAAGAGGATCGCAGTAAAGCTGCGTTTAGCTCGGATGATGTTCCGGTTGACGAAGAGGTAAGGAGGAAATCAAGGGAAATGACTGGGATCGAGGACGCGCTTTTGTTGAAGGTGGGTGGAAGAGTTTCGCCCTTAAGAGATGGGTGGGGAGACTGGTTCGATAAGAAGGGCGACTTTTTGCGGAGGGATAGGATGTTTAAGTCCAACTGGGAAGTTCTGAATCCGCTGAATAATCCCATTTTGCAAGATCCGGATGGTCTGGGTGTGGCCGCGCTAACGAGAGGTGATCGAATCGTGCAGAAATGGTGGATGAACGAGTTTAAAAAAGTTCCGTTTCTTGTTTACAAGCCGTCAGGTGTTACACGGAAGGTCTTTAATACGGAAGTAGAAAACGGCAATGTGGACGCAAGCATCGATAAGAGCGGGAGCCTAAGTGGTCACACTGATATAAACGTAATGGACAATGGTAAGGAAGCTTTAAACGAGATTAGGACTTCAGATGAACACTCCGGTAATAACCTTTGGATGAAGAAAGTTATCAATTTTGATGAAGGTTCGAGTTCACATTTCAATGGCTATAGGACTTCGATATCTAGGAGTACTAAGAAGGAGAAGAGTCGGGATACAAGCGCAGAGAACGCTGATGTAGCAGATAAAGCGATTCTTACAAAGGGTGCAGGATCTAAACCGAGGGTTATGCCTCATATTTTGACTAGTATATATGCAGACGGCAAGCGATGGGGTTATTATCCTGGTTTACATCCGCATCtatctttttctcattttatggATGCATTCTTCAAGAAAACTAAATGTGATGTGAGAGTTTTTATGGTTTGGAACTCACCTCCTTGGATGTTCGGTGTTCGGCACCAACGTGGGCTAGAGAGCGTGTTCTCGCATCATCAAAATGCATGTGTTGTTATTTTCTCGGAGACAATTGAGCTTGATTTCTTCAAAGATAATTTTGTGAAAAATGG TTACAAAGTTGCGGTTGCTATGCCAAATCTTGATGAATTATTGAAGGATACACCAACCCATAAATTTGCTTCCATCTGGTTTGAatggaaaaaaacaaagttctATTCTATTCACTACAGCGAGCTTGTTCGTTTGGCTGTTTTATACAA GTATGGTGGAATTTATCTTGATTCTGATATTGTAGTCTTGAAACCTCTATCCTCGCTTCAAAATTCTGTTGGGATGGAGGATCAGCTTGCTGGAAGTTCTTTGAATGGGGCAATAATGGTATTTAGAAGGCACAG CCCCTTTATAATGGAGTGTTTGAAAGAATACTATTCGACTTATGATGATAGAAGTTTTAGATGGAATGGGGCCGAGCTCTTGACCAGAGTTGCAAAGAGGTTTTCCAAAGAAGTGCCTATAGAACAGTTTGAGCTTAATGTGCAGCCATCTTTTGTGTTCTTTCCCATTGCCTCACAGAATATCACTAG TCAATCTGCAGGAAGCATCCAAGAGAACCTGTCATCAAGGAATCAGGAATTTGGTGAAAGCAGCCAAGATAAGTTGTCATCTGCtggtatttttcaaatattttgtccTCTTTTATCTCTTTGA
- the LOC111804217 gene encoding uncharacterized protein At4g19900 isoform X1, with protein MLRNLQTRRRGPYGAYFCAFAAALLLLFSVSLLYTRLSRSQSHTYSRPMFPKSLGNILVSDSDDDSDVILGTTATDEDKIDELDIVDEDVQSRASADEELGEDEDQSDQVRVSGFYFDHVSGAIRKVFDNKRSIQDWSDENSGFPVGLGEEDRSKAAFSSDDVPVDEEVRRKSREMTGIEDALLLKVGGRVSPLRDGWGDWFDKKGDFLRRDRMFKSNWEVLNPLNNPILQDPDGLGVAALTRGDRIVQKWWMNEFKKVPFLVYKPSGVTRKVFNTEVENGNVDASIDKSGSLSGHTDINVMDNGKEALNEIRTSDEHSGNNLWMKKVINFDEGSSSHFNGYRTSISRSTKKEKSRDTSAENADVADKAILTKGAGSKPRVMPHILTSIYADGKRWGYYPGLHPHLSFSHFMDAFFKKTKCDVRVFMVWNSPPWMFGVRHQRGLESVFSHHQNACVVIFSETIELDFFKDNFVKNGYKVAVAMPNLDELLKDTPTHKFASIWFEWKKTKFYSIHYSELVRLAVLYKYGGIYLDSDIVVLKPLSSLQNSVGMEDQLAGSSLNGAIMVFRRHSPFIMECLKEYYSTYDDRSFRWNGAELLTRVAKRFSKEVPIEQFELNVQPSFVFFPIASQNITRYFAAPASAIEKAEQEALLKKILKDSLTFHFWNSLTYSLIPESESLVSRLLEHTCIRCFDVL; from the exons ATGCTGCGAAACCTTCAGACACGTCGTCGCGGTCCCTATGGCGCCTACTTTTGCGCCTTCGCTGCCGCTTTGCTGCTTCTATTTTCAGTCTCCCTCCTTTACACTCGCCTCTCTCGCTCTCAGTCACACACTTACTCTCGTCCCATGTTTCCTAAATCCCTAGGCAACATTCTGGTCTCTGATTCTGATGACGACAGCGATGTTATTTTGGGCACTACTGCCACCGATGAGGACAAGATCGATGAGCTCGATATTGTGGACGAGGACGTCCAATCTAGGGCATCCGCCGATGAGGAATTGGGAGAGGATGAAGATCAGTCTGATCAGGTCAGGGTTTCTGGATTTTATTTTGACCACGTTAGTGGAGCCATTAGGAAGGTTTTTGATAACAAACGTTCGATCCAAGATTGGTCTGACGAGAATTCTGGTTTTCCTGTCGGATTAGGTGAAGAGGATCGCAGTAAAGCTGCGTTTAGCTCGGATGATGTTCCGGTTGACGAAGAGGTAAGGAGGAAATCAAGGGAAATGACTGGGATCGAGGACGCGCTTTTGTTGAAGGTGGGTGGAAGAGTTTCGCCCTTAAGAGATGGGTGGGGAGACTGGTTCGATAAGAAGGGCGACTTTTTGCGGAGGGATAGGATGTTTAAGTCCAACTGGGAAGTTCTGAATCCGCTGAATAATCCCATTTTGCAAGATCCGGATGGTCTGGGTGTGGCCGCGCTAACGAGAGGTGATCGAATCGTGCAGAAATGGTGGATGAACGAGTTTAAAAAAGTTCCGTTTCTTGTTTACAAGCCGTCAGGTGTTACACGGAAGGTCTTTAATACGGAAGTAGAAAACGGCAATGTGGACGCAAGCATCGATAAGAGCGGGAGCCTAAGTGGTCACACTGATATAAACGTAATGGACAATGGTAAGGAAGCTTTAAACGAGATTAGGACTTCAGATGAACACTCCGGTAATAACCTTTGGATGAAGAAAGTTATCAATTTTGATGAAGGTTCGAGTTCACATTTCAATGGCTATAGGACTTCGATATCTAGGAGTACTAAGAAGGAGAAGAGTCGGGATACAAGCGCAGAGAACGCTGATGTAGCAGATAAAGCGATTCTTACAAAGGGTGCAGGATCTAAACCGAGGGTTATGCCTCATATTTTGACTAGTATATATGCAGACGGCAAGCGATGGGGTTATTATCCTGGTTTACATCCGCATCtatctttttctcattttatggATGCATTCTTCAAGAAAACTAAATGTGATGTGAGAGTTTTTATGGTTTGGAACTCACCTCCTTGGATGTTCGGTGTTCGGCACCAACGTGGGCTAGAGAGCGTGTTCTCGCATCATCAAAATGCATGTGTTGTTATTTTCTCGGAGACAATTGAGCTTGATTTCTTCAAAGATAATTTTGTGAAAAATGG TTACAAAGTTGCGGTTGCTATGCCAAATCTTGATGAATTATTGAAGGATACACCAACCCATAAATTTGCTTCCATCTGGTTTGAatggaaaaaaacaaagttctATTCTATTCACTACAGCGAGCTTGTTCGTTTGGCTGTTTTATACAA GTATGGTGGAATTTATCTTGATTCTGATATTGTAGTCTTGAAACCTCTATCCTCGCTTCAAAATTCTGTTGGGATGGAGGATCAGCTTGCTGGAAGTTCTTTGAATGGGGCAATAATGGTATTTAGAAGGCACAG CCCCTTTATAATGGAGTGTTTGAAAGAATACTATTCGACTTATGATGATAGAAGTTTTAGATGGAATGGGGCCGAGCTCTTGACCAGAGTTGCAAAGAGGTTTTCCAAAGAAGTGCCTATAGAACAGTTTGAGCTTAATGTGCAGCCATCTTTTGTGTTCTTTCCCATTGCCTCACAGAATATCACTAG ATACTTTGCTGCACCAGCATCCGCAATCGAAAAGGCTGAGCAAGAGGCTCTATTGAAGAAAATCTTGAAAGACTCGCTGACATTTCATTTTTGGAACAGCCTGACATATTCTCTCATTCCCGAGTCTGAGAGCCTTGTGAGCAGACTCCTCGAACATACTTGTATTAGATGTTTTGATGTATTGTGA
- the LOC111804217 gene encoding uncharacterized protein At4g19900 isoform X2 produces MLRNLQTRRRGPYGAYFCAFAAALLLLFSVSLLYTRLSRSQSHTYSRPMFPKSLGNILVSDSDDDSDVILGTTATDEDKIDELDIVDEDVQSRASADEELGEDEDQSDQVRVSGFYFDHVSGAIRKVFDNKRSIQDWSDENSGFPVGLGEEDRSKAAFSSDDVPVDEEVRRKSREMTGIEDALLLKVGGRVSPLRDGWGDWFDKKGDFLRRDRMFKSNWEVLNPLNNPILQDPDGLGVAALTRGDRIVQKWWMNEFKKVPFLVYKPSGVTRKVFNTEVENGNVDASIDKSGSLSGHTDINVMDNGKEALNEIRTSDEHSGNNLWMKKVINFDEGSSSHFNGYRTSISRSTKKEKSRDTSAENADVADKAILTKGAGSKPRVMPHILTSIYADGKRWGYYPGLHPHLSFSHFMDAFFKKTKCDVRVFMVWNSPPWMFGVRHQRGLESVFSHHQNACVVIFSETIELDFFKDNFVKNGYKVAVAMPNLDELLKDTPTHKFASIWFEWKKTKFYSIHYSELVRLAVLYKYGGIYLDSDIVVLKPLSSLQNSVGMEDQLAGSSLNGAIMVFRRHSPFIMECLKEYYSTYDDRSFRWNGAELLTRVAKRFSKEVPIEQFELNVQPSFVFFPIASQNITSWRLNKVFSLEGIRMQNSHKTICTKRGYKDNRFQYDSLEILLIKENSQFPI; encoded by the exons ATGCTGCGAAACCTTCAGACACGTCGTCGCGGTCCCTATGGCGCCTACTTTTGCGCCTTCGCTGCCGCTTTGCTGCTTCTATTTTCAGTCTCCCTCCTTTACACTCGCCTCTCTCGCTCTCAGTCACACACTTACTCTCGTCCCATGTTTCCTAAATCCCTAGGCAACATTCTGGTCTCTGATTCTGATGACGACAGCGATGTTATTTTGGGCACTACTGCCACCGATGAGGACAAGATCGATGAGCTCGATATTGTGGACGAGGACGTCCAATCTAGGGCATCCGCCGATGAGGAATTGGGAGAGGATGAAGATCAGTCTGATCAGGTCAGGGTTTCTGGATTTTATTTTGACCACGTTAGTGGAGCCATTAGGAAGGTTTTTGATAACAAACGTTCGATCCAAGATTGGTCTGACGAGAATTCTGGTTTTCCTGTCGGATTAGGTGAAGAGGATCGCAGTAAAGCTGCGTTTAGCTCGGATGATGTTCCGGTTGACGAAGAGGTAAGGAGGAAATCAAGGGAAATGACTGGGATCGAGGACGCGCTTTTGTTGAAGGTGGGTGGAAGAGTTTCGCCCTTAAGAGATGGGTGGGGAGACTGGTTCGATAAGAAGGGCGACTTTTTGCGGAGGGATAGGATGTTTAAGTCCAACTGGGAAGTTCTGAATCCGCTGAATAATCCCATTTTGCAAGATCCGGATGGTCTGGGTGTGGCCGCGCTAACGAGAGGTGATCGAATCGTGCAGAAATGGTGGATGAACGAGTTTAAAAAAGTTCCGTTTCTTGTTTACAAGCCGTCAGGTGTTACACGGAAGGTCTTTAATACGGAAGTAGAAAACGGCAATGTGGACGCAAGCATCGATAAGAGCGGGAGCCTAAGTGGTCACACTGATATAAACGTAATGGACAATGGTAAGGAAGCTTTAAACGAGATTAGGACTTCAGATGAACACTCCGGTAATAACCTTTGGATGAAGAAAGTTATCAATTTTGATGAAGGTTCGAGTTCACATTTCAATGGCTATAGGACTTCGATATCTAGGAGTACTAAGAAGGAGAAGAGTCGGGATACAAGCGCAGAGAACGCTGATGTAGCAGATAAAGCGATTCTTACAAAGGGTGCAGGATCTAAACCGAGGGTTATGCCTCATATTTTGACTAGTATATATGCAGACGGCAAGCGATGGGGTTATTATCCTGGTTTACATCCGCATCtatctttttctcattttatggATGCATTCTTCAAGAAAACTAAATGTGATGTGAGAGTTTTTATGGTTTGGAACTCACCTCCTTGGATGTTCGGTGTTCGGCACCAACGTGGGCTAGAGAGCGTGTTCTCGCATCATCAAAATGCATGTGTTGTTATTTTCTCGGAGACAATTGAGCTTGATTTCTTCAAAGATAATTTTGTGAAAAATGG TTACAAAGTTGCGGTTGCTATGCCAAATCTTGATGAATTATTGAAGGATACACCAACCCATAAATTTGCTTCCATCTGGTTTGAatggaaaaaaacaaagttctATTCTATTCACTACAGCGAGCTTGTTCGTTTGGCTGTTTTATACAA GTATGGTGGAATTTATCTTGATTCTGATATTGTAGTCTTGAAACCTCTATCCTCGCTTCAAAATTCTGTTGGGATGGAGGATCAGCTTGCTGGAAGTTCTTTGAATGGGGCAATAATGGTATTTAGAAGGCACAG CCCCTTTATAATGGAGTGTTTGAAAGAATACTATTCGACTTATGATGATAGAAGTTTTAGATGGAATGGGGCCGAGCTCTTGACCAGAGTTGCAAAGAGGTTTTCCAAAGAAGTGCCTATAGAACAGTTTGAGCTTAATGTGCAGCCATCTTTTGTGTTCTTTCCCATTGCCTCACAGAATATCACTAG TTGGAGGCTTAACAAAGTCTTCTCACTTGAGGGAATTAGAATGCAGAACAGTCACAAAACAATCTGCACAAAGAGAGGCTACAAAGATAACAGATTTCAATATGACAGTCTAGAAATTCTCCTTATCAAGGAAAATTCTCAGTTTCCAATCTAA